The following proteins are encoded in a genomic region of Tenacibaculum sp. 190524A05c:
- a CDS encoding DUF4856 domain-containing protein, whose protein sequence is MKKVIIASLALTTLSMVSCSDDDNVGSGVTAPQTYKFERNGSTSVSYSGQTTRIKMGEEFIAALKDPSKTEAQLDAMFAHVEGNNDFSEAELNASDKSIRSKTAASRDYFSTNTAEANTLKAKFDGWIAAQVSEVFPNWNTLASEGVAGQIQEAGGGSIRYVSAKGLEYNQAINKGLIGGLMVDQMLNNYLGTAVLDEASNISDNNSDILATDKNYTTMEHKWDEAFGYLYGTDDAENPQYGADSFLSKYVARVEGDADFAGISQEIYDAFKLGRAAIVAKNYNVRNQQASIIRNAVSKIIAIRAVYYLQQAKATLANDKASAFHDLSEGFGFIQSLRFTRNTTTNTTHLPAADIEGYLTTLMADNGFWDVTNATLDDISTKIANAYGFTVAEAAN, encoded by the coding sequence ATGAAAAAAGTAATTATAGCTTCATTAGCTTTAACCACATTGTCAATGGTTTCATGTTCTGATGATGATAATGTAGGATCTGGAGTAACAGCACCTCAAACTTATAAATTCGAAAGAAACGGAAGTACTTCAGTAAGTTATTCTGGTCAAACAACACGTATTAAAATGGGAGAGGAGTTTATTGCTGCTCTAAAAGATCCTAGTAAAACTGAAGCTCAATTAGACGCAATGTTCGCTCATGTTGAAGGAAATAATGATTTTTCTGAAGCTGAATTAAATGCATCTGATAAAAGTATAAGAAGTAAAACTGCAGCATCGAGAGATTATTTCTCAACTAATACAGCTGAAGCCAATACTTTAAAAGCAAAATTCGATGGATGGATTGCTGCGCAAGTTTCTGAGGTTTTTCCTAACTGGAATACATTAGCATCAGAAGGAGTTGCTGGTCAAATTCAAGAAGCTGGAGGTGGATCAATTCGTTACGTTAGTGCGAAGGGATTAGAATATAATCAAGCAATTAACAAAGGATTAATTGGTGGTTTAATGGTAGATCAAATGTTAAATAACTATTTAGGAACTGCTGTTTTAGATGAGGCTTCTAATATTTCTGATAATAACTCAGATATTTTAGCAACAGATAAAAACTATACAACAATGGAGCACAAATGGGATGAGGCATTTGGTTATTTATATGGTACAGATGATGCTGAAAATCCACAATATGGTGCAGATAGTTTTTTAAGTAAGTATGTTGCCAGAGTTGAAGGTGATGCAGATTTTGCCGGAATCTCACAAGAAATTTATGACGCATTTAAATTAGGAAGAGCTGCAATCGTTGCAAAGAATTATAATGTAAGAAACCAACAAGCTTCTATTATTAGAAATGCAGTTTCGAAAATTATTGCAATTAGAGCTGTTTACTATTTACAACAAGCAAAGGCTACATTAGCTAATGATAAAGCTTCAGCATTTCATGATTTATCAGAAGGATTTGGATTTATTCAATCATTACGATTTACAAGAAATACTACAACAAATACAACGCATTTACCTGCTGCTGACATCGAAGGTTACTTAACAACTTTAATGGCGGATAATGGTTTCTGGGATGTTACTAACGCAACTTTAGATGATATTTCAACTAAGATTGCAAATGCATATGGATTTACAGTAGCTGAGGCTGCTAATTAA